The following coding sequences lie in one Leptospiraceae bacterium genomic window:
- a CDS encoding DUF115 domain-containing protein, translating into MNDFILSPLPKDFLEDQKEVLFARKPYLRVLLPQWEKQKNNLSFHKAELKGYYLLYKNVPLSSTKNPIQEMERLSKQLLKFQENRIWFFLGLGNLYFFDYLLKHRNPNQITIIIEQNEEILGFYWNYSLGFHEYLLSPNCHVITEKNLQLLWEYLYQLSPEKIRGFRFFQHLPSVNLNRLFYQNIMQKTSVLLKSQLSSLLTTFEFENLWFQNILNNAMYLSREQKHNRLIFYKNALPFPFVIIGAGPSLKESKSVLESLQNKAILLATDASLKPLHQMGIQPDFVVLLDGQIHTYFHFRGLKLDDTLIIADLVVHPFLLRKLRPLGWIFSSTIQYAFQPDGKPISFKTKGIQFVESLLSEEVGSIQSGGSVSTNAFEIARFFGSKTIFLIGQDLAWTNRQLHCVGTHHYEKWQILIHRTHTLEHQNEILFQKRIKTKVPGISTPQTYGDVVMDLYRLWFEETAVELQNQVQIFNLTKRGSKIQNIPMLTEKELKNFPEIDKSKVKEIYKFFKKNPIKPKLHPEIEILAKEIHDLLKPYKPSMSLDQQKEFYQRFQELAKNYQDLEVFTHKVETYIQRNQKKLTDEKITKLRYENLHKNLRKFLQSLMIFSVSRIQSEAV; encoded by the coding sequence ATGAATGATTTTATTTTAAGCCCACTTCCAAAAGATTTCTTGGAAGATCAAAAAGAAGTCCTTTTTGCACGAAAACCTTATCTTAGAGTTCTCTTACCCCAATGGGAAAAACAAAAAAACAATCTTTCTTTCCACAAAGCTGAGCTAAAAGGTTATTATCTTTTATATAAAAATGTTCCCCTTTCCTCTACCAAGAATCCCATTCAAGAAATGGAAAGACTATCAAAACAACTTTTAAAGTTCCAAGAAAATCGGATTTGGTTTTTTCTGGGACTGGGAAACTTATATTTTTTTGACTACTTGTTAAAACATCGAAATCCCAACCAAATCACCATCATCATTGAACAAAACGAAGAAATTTTAGGTTTTTATTGGAATTATAGTTTGGGGTTTCATGAGTATTTGCTGAGTCCGAATTGTCATGTCATCACCGAAAAGAACCTCCAACTTCTTTGGGAGTATTTATATCAATTATCACCGGAGAAAATACGGGGATTTCGGTTTTTTCAGCACCTTCCGTCAGTAAATCTCAATCGTTTGTTTTATCAAAACATCATGCAGAAAACTTCAGTTTTACTTAAAAGCCAGTTATCGAGTTTACTTACGACTTTCGAGTTCGAAAACCTTTGGTTTCAAAATATCCTCAACAATGCCATGTATCTTTCCCGAGAACAAAAACACAATCGCTTAATTTTTTACAAAAATGCTCTGCCATTTCCTTTTGTGATCATTGGAGCGGGTCCTTCCCTCAAAGAAAGTAAATCCGTCTTAGAATCCCTCCAAAATAAAGCCATACTACTGGCAACAGATGCTTCTTTGAAGCCACTTCATCAGATGGGCATCCAACCTGATTTTGTGGTTCTTTTGGATGGGCAAATCCACACTTATTTTCACTTTCGGGGTCTGAAGCTCGATGATACTTTGATTATTGCTGACCTCGTGGTTCATCCTTTTCTTTTAAGAAAACTTCGTCCTCTGGGATGGATTTTTTCTTCTACGATTCAATATGCGTTTCAGCCTGATGGAAAACCGATTTCTTTCAAAACCAAAGGAATTCAATTCGTTGAATCTCTTTTATCCGAGGAGGTGGGAAGCATCCAATCAGGAGGTTCGGTTTCTACGAATGCTTTTGAAATTGCTCGATTTTTTGGTTCAAAAACCATCTTTTTGATTGGACAGGATTTAGCATGGACCAATAGACAACTTCACTGCGTAGGAACCCATCACTACGAAAAATGGCAAATCCTCATCCATCGCACTCACACATTAGAACACCAAAACGAAATTCTCTTTCAAAAACGAATCAAAACAAAGGTCCCCGGAATTAGTACCCCACAAACCTACGGAGATGTGGTGATGGATTTATACCGACTTTGGTTCGAAGAAACTGCCGTAGAATTACAAAACCAAGTTCAAATTTTCAACCTCACGAAAAGAGGATCAAAGATTCAAAACATTCCCATGTTAACAGAAAAAGAATTGAAAAACTTCCCCGAAATTGACAAATCAAAAGTAAAAGAGATTTATAAATTTTTTAAAAAAAATCCCATAAAGCCCAAACTTCATCCAGAGATAGAAATTTTAGCAAAAGAAATCCATGACCTATTAAAACCCTACAAACCTTCAATGAGTCTTGATCAACAAAAAGAATTCTATCAGAGGTTTCAAGAATTAGCAAAAAACTATCAAGATTTAGAAGTGTTTACCCACAAAGTGGAAACCTACATCCAACGAAATCAAAAAAAACTCACAGACGAAAAGATCACCAAGCTGCGATATGAAAACCTACACAAAAATCTTCGTAAATTCCTTCAATCTTTGATGATTTTTAGTGTTTCTCGAATCCAGTCTGAGGCGGTTTGA